The Halopseudomonas sabulinigri genome window below encodes:
- a CDS encoding SpoIIAA family protein has translation MLTSIPFADDRVVGFRIEGKITAEVLDQAIELIEVGLAKYPRVRLYVEMPSFDGISVEAFYKDMKYGLSNWGRFEREAVVTDRHWLEKMASVADKLFSSIDVRVFPSNQTDAARDWVQAN, from the coding sequence ATGTTGACTTCCATCCCGTTCGCCGACGACCGCGTGGTGGGCTTTCGCATCGAAGGTAAAATCACCGCCGAGGTATTGGATCAGGCCATCGAGCTGATCGAGGTGGGCCTGGCAAAATACCCCAGGGTGCGTCTCTACGTGGAAATGCCCAGCTTCGACGGCATCTCGGTCGAGGCCTTTTACAAGGACATGAAATACGGCCTGAGCAACTGGGGGCGTTTCGAGCGCGAGGCCGTGGTGACTGATCGGCATTGGCTGGAAAAAATGGCCAGCGTGGCCGACAAGCTGTTCAGCTCGATCGACGTGCGCGTGTTTCCCTCAAATCAGACCGACGCGGCGCGCGATTGGGTGCAGGCTAATTAG
- the ccmI gene encoding c-type cytochrome biogenesis protein CcmI, translating into MIDFWLSAAVLLLLAVVVVVWPLWRRRAHERVDRTALNVALYEERVAELQAQQRAGDLTEPQAEAARQEASRLLLEDTANADAQRAPLTRKVAGVLIAAAVVLPAAVVGLYQLWGNPEGLALYREMQDTPQVSSLEALIDRTERVVEVQPTNGEAWYMLGRAYMSAQRPADAVQAFGNSLNQIGEAPDVLAQLAQARYFANGNQLDPESVAALDKALELQPNNATALGLLGIAAFEAGDYSGAIGYWERLLQSTEPGSQGAQAIQGGIDRARERMAAAGQTPPEAQSGPSISLRVSVAPELMAELDPASSVFVFAREPNGPPMPLIAKRLTLSQLPLDITLTQADAMLPGVTLSSEQSLQLVARVSPTGDAREGTHLGQLDDVHAGSDEQLELVIDRAAD; encoded by the coding sequence ATGATTGATTTCTGGTTGAGTGCTGCCGTCCTGTTGCTGCTGGCAGTCGTTGTTGTTGTCTGGCCGCTGTGGCGTCGCCGCGCCCATGAGCGGGTTGATCGCACCGCGTTGAACGTGGCGCTGTATGAAGAACGTGTGGCTGAGCTGCAGGCCCAGCAGCGCGCGGGTGATCTGACTGAACCTCAGGCTGAGGCCGCCCGGCAGGAAGCCAGCCGGTTGCTGCTGGAAGACACCGCCAACGCCGATGCCCAGCGTGCACCCTTGACGCGCAAGGTCGCGGGCGTACTGATCGCCGCCGCAGTGGTGCTGCCGGCGGCGGTGGTTGGCTTGTATCAGCTGTGGGGCAACCCTGAGGGGTTGGCGCTCTATCGGGAAATGCAGGATACCCCGCAGGTCAGCAGCCTTGAGGCACTGATCGACCGCACCGAGCGGGTGGTCGAGGTGCAACCGACCAACGGTGAGGCCTGGTACATGCTGGGCCGCGCCTACATGAGCGCGCAGCGTCCGGCCGACGCGGTGCAGGCCTTTGGCAACAGCCTGAACCAGATTGGTGAGGCGCCGGATGTGCTGGCCCAGCTGGCGCAGGCGCGTTACTTCGCCAATGGCAACCAGCTCGACCCCGAGTCGGTCGCCGCGCTCGACAAGGCCTTGGAGTTGCAACCCAACAACGCCACGGCGCTTGGTCTGCTGGGTATCGCCGCCTTTGAGGCTGGCGACTACAGCGGCGCCATTGGTTACTGGGAGCGTCTGCTGCAGAGCACCGAGCCCGGTAGCCAGGGCGCCCAGGCGATTCAGGGCGGGATTGATCGCGCGCGCGAGCGCATGGCCGCTGCCGGGCAGACCCCGCCAGAGGCGCAGTCGGGGCCGAGCATCAGTTTACGCGTCAGTGTGGCGCCGGAGCTGATGGCCGAACTGGACCCGGCATCCAGCGTATTCGTCTTTGCCCGCGAACCGAATGGCCCGCCCATGCCGTTGATTGCCAAGCGGCTGACGCTGTCCCAGTTGCCGCTGGATATCACCCTGACGCAGGCAGATGCCATGTTGCCCGGCGTGACCCTGAGCAGCGAGCAATCGCTGCAACTGGTGGCGCGGGTGTCGCCGACCGGCGATGCGCGCGAAGGTACCCACCTGGGTCAGCTCGATGATGTGCACGCCGGCAGTGACGAACAGCTCGAACTGGTGATTGATCGCGCCGCCGACTGA
- a CDS encoding cytochrome c-type biogenesis protein, with the protein MKRLLLGFSLFAVLLSAQAAVDTFEFASEQERERFYAISTELRCPKCQNQNIADSNAPIADDLRKEVYRLLNEGKSDDEIVDYMVARYGDFVRYKPALTADTLVLWFGPLFFLLAGFLAVFMLIRRRQRAASNPLDNILTSEEQQRLDQLLEEKKNHDD; encoded by the coding sequence ATGAAGCGCTTACTCCTGGGGTTTAGCCTGTTTGCTGTGCTGCTGAGCGCGCAGGCGGCTGTGGACACCTTCGAGTTTGCCTCGGAGCAGGAGCGGGAGCGCTTCTACGCCATATCCACCGAACTGCGCTGCCCGAAATGCCAGAACCAGAACATCGCCGACTCCAACGCGCCCATTGCCGATGACCTGCGCAAGGAAGTCTACCGCCTGCTGAACGAGGGCAAGAGCGACGATGAAATAGTCGATTACATGGTCGCGCGTTACGGCGACTTTGTGCGCTACAAGCCAGCCTTGACCGCAGACACGCTGGTGCTCTGGTTCGGCCCGCTGTTTTTCCTGTTGGCGGGCTTTCTCGCCGTATTCATGTTGATCCGCCGCCGTCAGCGCGCCGCCAGCAACCCACTGGATAACATTCTGACCAGCGAAGAGCAGCAGCGGCTGGATCAACTGTTGGAAGAAAAGAAGAATCACGATGATTGA
- a CDS encoding DsbE family thiol:disulfide interchange protein, translating to MRRLFLLVPLAIFLLIAGFALSGLSGKKAGESELALPSPLINQPFPDFTLSSVTDASQTVTRSDLLGKPALVNVWATWCVACRVEHPVLNKLSAQGVVIHGVNYKDDQAAAQKWLRDFHNPYQLNISDTEGRLGLDLGVYGAPETFLIDAQGVVRYKFIGVIDETVWQNELAARYQALVEEAKP from the coding sequence ATGCGCCGCCTGTTCCTGTTGGTACCACTGGCCATCTTTCTGCTGATTGCCGGCTTCGCGTTATCGGGGCTTAGTGGCAAGAAGGCGGGTGAGAGCGAGCTGGCGTTACCGTCGCCGCTGATCAATCAGCCGTTCCCGGACTTCACCCTGAGCTCGGTCACCGACGCCTCGCAGACCGTCACCCGCAGCGATCTGCTCGGCAAGCCAGCACTGGTCAATGTCTGGGCCACCTGGTGTGTCGCCTGCCGCGTCGAGCATCCGGTGCTGAACAAGCTATCGGCGCAGGGCGTGGTGATTCATGGTGTCAATTACAAGGATGACCAGGCCGCGGCGCAGAAGTGGCTGCGCGACTTTCACAATCCCTATCAGTTGAACATCAGCGATACCGAGGGCCGGCTGGGGCTGGATCTGGGCGTTTATGGCGCTCCGGAAACCTTCCTCATCGATGCCCAGGGCGTGGTGCGTTACAAGTTCATCGGCGTGATTGACGAGACGGTATGGCAGAACGAGCTGGCGGCGCGTTATCAGGCGCTGGTCGAGGAGGCAAAACCATGA
- a CDS encoding heme lyase CcmF/NrfE family subunit has translation MIPELGQVALIIALCLALLQATVPLYGAWRGDSLAMGFAQPAAMAQCLFVFFAFLCLVHAFVTNDFSVTYVALNSNSALPWYYRVSAVWGGHEGSLLLWALILAAWTFAVAIFSRDLPEDMLSRVLAVMGMISVGFLLFMLMTSNPFDRQLPFHPADGNDLNPLLQDFGLIVHPPMLYMGYVGFSVAFAFAIAALLGGRLDAAWARWSRPWTIIAWAFLSLGIVLGSWWAYYELGWGGWWFWDPVENASFMPWLVGTALIHSLAVTEKRGVFKSWTVLLAIAAFSLSLLGTFLVRSGVLTSVHAFATDPERGVFILGFLLVVVGGSLLLYALRAPVVKSQIGFAWSSREALLLVNNLVLVVAALMVLLGTLYPLIMSAFDTLVSVGPPYFNGMFLPLMSILMLAMGVGIVSRWKETPLSWLTGQLKWVLVFAALGAVAIAVWIGDHLFAVGSMLLLVFWVTGASLRDILHKTRNKGLAKGLRALPRSYWGMTLAHLGIAVCAVGIIGASLFDNQRDLRMAPGDTLELGGYSFTFEGVQHREGSNWVSDQGHIRVMKGGREVTLLHPEKRLYKVKNQLMTEAGIDAGFTRDLFVAMGEPLEGDAWAIRVHIKPFVRWVWLGGLLMMAGGLLSASDKRYRLKARQRQSAPASVGEAV, from the coding sequence ATGATTCCTGAACTTGGGCAGGTTGCCCTGATTATCGCCCTCTGCCTCGCGTTGCTGCAGGCCACCGTGCCCCTGTACGGCGCCTGGCGCGGCGACTCGCTGGCCATGGGGTTCGCTCAGCCGGCGGCCATGGCCCAGTGTCTGTTTGTATTTTTTGCCTTTCTTTGCCTAGTGCATGCCTTTGTCACCAACGACTTCAGCGTCACCTATGTGGCGCTCAACTCCAACTCGGCGCTGCCCTGGTACTACCGCGTCAGTGCAGTCTGGGGTGGGCACGAAGGTTCGCTGTTGCTGTGGGCCCTGATCCTGGCCGCCTGGACCTTTGCCGTGGCGATCTTCTCGCGCGATCTGCCGGAAGACATGCTGAGTCGGGTCCTGGCCGTGATGGGCATGATCAGTGTCGGTTTTCTGCTGTTCATGCTGATGACCTCCAACCCCTTTGATCGCCAACTGCCATTCCACCCGGCTGACGGCAATGATCTCAATCCGCTGTTGCAGGACTTTGGCCTGATCGTGCACCCGCCCATGCTCTACATGGGGTATGTAGGGTTCTCGGTCGCCTTTGCCTTTGCCATCGCCGCGCTGCTGGGTGGCCGTCTGGACGCCGCCTGGGCGCGCTGGTCGCGGCCCTGGACCATCATCGCCTGGGCCTTCCTTAGCCTGGGGATCGTGCTCGGCTCCTGGTGGGCCTATTACGAGCTTGGCTGGGGTGGCTGGTGGTTCTGGGACCCGGTGGAAAACGCATCCTTCATGCCCTGGCTGGTCGGTACCGCGCTGATTCACTCGCTCGCGGTGACCGAGAAGCGAGGCGTGTTCAAGAGCTGGACGGTGCTGCTGGCGATTGCCGCCTTCTCGCTCAGCCTGCTGGGTACCTTCCTGGTGCGCTCCGGGGTGTTGACCTCGGTGCATGCCTTTGCCACCGACCCCGAGCGCGGCGTGTTCATTCTCGGTTTCTTGCTGGTCGTAGTGGGCGGCTCGCTGCTGCTCTACGCCCTGCGCGCGCCGGTGGTGAAAAGCCAGATCGGTTTTGCCTGGAGCTCGCGTGAAGCCTTGCTGCTGGTGAATAACCTGGTGCTGGTGGTCGCGGCCCTCATGGTACTGCTGGGCACGCTGTATCCGTTGATCATGTCGGCCTTCGATACCCTGGTGTCGGTGGGGCCGCCGTATTTCAATGGCATGTTCCTGCCCCTGATGTCGATTCTGATGCTGGCCATGGGCGTAGGTATTGTCAGCCGCTGGAAAGAAACCCCACTGTCCTGGCTGACCGGCCAGCTGAAGTGGGTACTGGTATTCGCAGCGCTGGGCGCGGTTGCCATCGCCGTGTGGATTGGCGATCACCTGTTCGCGGTGGGCAGCATGCTGCTGCTGGTGTTCTGGGTTACCGGTGCCAGTCTTCGCGACATTCTGCACAAGACCCGTAACAAGGGTCTGGCCAAGGGGCTGCGTGCCTTGCCGCGCAGCTACTGGGGCATGACCCTGGCGCACCTGGGCATTGCCGTGTGTGCGGTGGGCATCATCGGTGCCAGCTTGTTCGATAACCAGCGCGACCTGCGCATGGCGCCGGGCGATACCCTGGAGTTGGGCGGTTACTCGTTCACCTTCGAGGGCGTGCAGCACCGTGAAGGTTCCAACTGGGTGTCCGATCAAGGCCATATACGGGTGATGAAAGGCGGCCGTGAAGTCACCCTGCTGCATCCCGAAAAGCGCCTCTACAAGGTCAAGAATCAGCTGATGACCGAGGCTGGGATCGATGCCGGTTTCACCCGTGACTTGTTCGTCGCCATGGGCGAGCCGCTGGAGGGTGATGCCTGGGCCATTCGCGTGCACATCAAGCCGTTCGTACGCTGGGTCTGGCTGGGTGGTCTGCTGATGATGGCCGGCGGCTTGCTGTCGGCCAGTGACAAACGCTACCGCCTGAAAGCACGCCAGCGTCAGAGCGCGCCGGCCAGCGTAGGGGAGGCAGTCTGA
- the ccmE gene encoding cytochrome c maturation protein CcmE: protein MHPLRRKRLILIVLVMLGVGAAVALALSALQQNINLFYTPTQIVAGEVPDQARIRAGGMVVEGSVVRSKDSLDVRFDVSDGAHAVTIAYSGILPDLFREGQGIVALGRLDANGVLQADEVLAKHDEEYMPPEVAKAMNDAKANKAAAGEAAADAPASNY from the coding sequence ATGCATCCGTTGCGCAGAAAGCGCCTGATTCTGATCGTGCTGGTGATGTTGGGTGTCGGCGCTGCTGTGGCGCTGGCGCTGTCGGCGTTGCAGCAGAATATCAATCTGTTCTACACGCCGACCCAGATCGTCGCCGGGGAAGTACCGGATCAGGCGCGTATCCGCGCTGGCGGTATGGTGGTGGAGGGCAGTGTCGTGCGCTCAAAGGATAGCCTGGATGTGCGTTTTGACGTCAGCGATGGCGCTCACGCCGTGACCATCGCCTACAGCGGCATCCTGCCGGATCTGTTCCGCGAAGGGCAGGGCATTGTGGCGCTGGGTCGGCTGGACGCCAACGGCGTATTGCAGGCCGATGAGGTGCTCGCCAAGCACGATGAAGAGTACATGCCACCGGAAGTGGCCAAGGCCATGAACGATGCCAAGGCCAACAAAGCGGCGGCCGGCGAAGCAGCCGCAGACGCGCCAGCCAGCAATTACTGA
- the ccmD gene encoding heme exporter protein CcmD, producing MSNLSEFIAMGGHGVYVWSAYGITATVLILLFLPPVLGKRQLVQAEARRRRREGL from the coding sequence ATGAGTAACCTGTCCGAGTTCATTGCCATGGGCGGTCACGGTGTTTACGTCTGGTCTGCCTACGGGATTACGGCGACGGTTCTGATTCTGTTGTTCCTGCCACCGGTGCTGGGAAAGCGCCAGCTGGTTCAGGCTGAAGCACGCCGACGTCGGCGGGAGGGGTTGTAA
- a CDS encoding heme ABC transporter permease → MSWTFFHKLGSPKWFYEISGKLLPWLTAFSVLALMMGVVWGLVFAPQDYQQGNSFRIIYIHVPAAILAQSCYMMLAVAGIVGLVWRMKLADVALQCAAPIGAWMTFVALITGSIWGKPTWGTYWEWDARLTSMLILLFLYFGIIALRMAISNRDTAAKATAVMAIVGVVNIPIIKYSVDWWNTLHQPATFTVTEKPAMPVEMWLPLLVMVLAFYGLFALNLLLRMRLEVLRREHKARWVREILEKSA, encoded by the coding sequence ATGAGCTGGACTTTTTTTCACAAATTGGGCTCGCCCAAGTGGTTTTACGAGATCAGCGGCAAGCTGTTGCCCTGGCTAACTGCGTTCAGCGTGCTGGCGCTGATGATGGGCGTGGTATGGGGGCTGGTGTTTGCCCCGCAGGATTACCAGCAGGGTAATAGTTTTCGCATCATCTACATCCACGTGCCCGCCGCGATTCTGGCCCAGTCCTGTTACATGATGCTTGCCGTTGCTGGCATTGTCGGGCTGGTCTGGCGTATGAAACTGGCCGATGTGGCGCTGCAATGCGCTGCGCCCATCGGTGCCTGGATGACCTTTGTGGCACTGATTACCGGCTCCATCTGGGGCAAGCCCACCTGGGGTACCTACTGGGAGTGGGATGCGCGCCTTACGTCCATGCTTATCCTGCTGTTTCTGTACTTTGGCATCATTGCCCTGCGCATGGCGATCAGCAATCGTGACACGGCGGCCAAGGCGACTGCGGTGATGGCCATCGTCGGTGTGGTCAACATTCCGATCATCAAATACTCGGTCGACTGGTGGAATACCCTGCACCAGCCGGCCACCTTCACCGTCACTGAAAAACCGGCGATGCCGGTGGAAATGTGGTTGCCACTGCTGGTGATGGTGCTGGCGTTCTACGGTCTGTTTGCGCTCAACCTGTTGCTGCGCATGCGCCTGGAAGTGCTGCGCCGCGAACACAAGGCGCGCTGGGTCCGCGAGATTCTGGAGAAGAGTGCATGA
- the ccmB gene encoding heme exporter protein CcmB, which yields MRQIIWLLFKREWQLAWRRPGDLLNPLIFFAIVITLFPLAVGPEPQLLQRMASGIIWVAALLATLLSLDGLFRSDFEDGSLEQWVLSPHPLTLLVLVKVLHHWLMCGLLLVLLAPVLGLMLALPWSVMPTLCLSLLLGTAVLSLLGAIGAALTVGLKGGGSMLLALLILPLYIPVLILGTGAMDAALQGLPVLGYLLWLGCLALLALSLAPLAIAAGLRIGVSE from the coding sequence ATGCGGCAGATCATCTGGCTGTTGTTCAAGCGTGAATGGCAATTGGCCTGGCGTCGCCCCGGCGACCTGCTCAATCCGCTGATCTTTTTCGCTATCGTCATTACCCTGTTTCCGCTGGCGGTGGGGCCGGAGCCGCAACTGTTGCAGCGCATGGCCTCGGGCATCATCTGGGTGGCCGCGCTCCTGGCTACCTTGCTGTCCCTGGATGGCCTGTTTCGCAGCGATTTTGAAGACGGCTCATTGGAGCAGTGGGTGCTGTCACCGCACCCGCTGACCTTGCTGGTGCTGGTCAAGGTGCTGCACCACTGGTTGATGTGCGGCTTGCTGCTGGTGCTGTTGGCGCCGGTGCTCGGCCTGATGCTGGCGCTGCCCTGGTCGGTTATGCCGACCTTGTGCCTCAGCCTGCTGCTGGGTACTGCCGTGCTCAGCCTGCTGGGCGCCATAGGCGCGGCACTGACCGTAGGTTTGAAGGGTGGCGGCAGCATGTTGCTGGCGCTGCTGATACTGCCGTTGTACATCCCGGTACTGATTCTGGGCACCGGCGCCATGGACGCCGCATTGCAAGGCTTGCCGGTACTCGGTTATCTGCTCTGGCTGGGTTGCCTGGCGTTGCTGGCACTGAGTCTGGCACCCTTGGCGATAGCCGCCGGATTACGAATTGGCGTGAGTGAATAG
- the ccmA gene encoding cytochrome c biogenesis heme-transporting ATPase CcmA produces the protein MSKQQIDISELACERDERELFSAVSCCLQPGDVLQVAGPNGAGKTSLLRILAGLMPASGGDIRFAGESVLSRRGREHWRRNLLYIGHAPAVKGALSAEENLSWLCALTQPVTREAIWQALQQVGLRGFEDVPCRQLSAGQQRRVALARLYLPGAPVWILDEPFTALDQAGVQALEQHVMAFAAGGGTVVLTTHHSLAHVPGVRRLELGRAS, from the coding sequence GTGAGCAAGCAGCAGATCGACATCAGCGAACTGGCCTGTGAGCGGGATGAGCGCGAGCTTTTCTCCGCAGTCTCCTGCTGTCTGCAACCCGGTGACGTGCTGCAGGTCGCTGGCCCCAATGGTGCGGGTAAAACCAGCCTGCTGCGTATATTGGCCGGCCTGATGCCAGCCAGCGGCGGTGATATCCGCTTTGCCGGTGAGTCCGTGCTGTCGAGGCGCGGTCGCGAGCACTGGCGGCGCAACCTGCTGTATATAGGGCACGCGCCGGCGGTCAAGGGCGCGTTGAGCGCGGAGGAAAACCTCAGCTGGCTCTGTGCGCTCACCCAACCAGTGACCCGTGAGGCCATTTGGCAGGCGCTGCAGCAGGTCGGCCTGCGCGGCTTCGAGGATGTGCCCTGTCGGCAGCTCTCGGCCGGCCAGCAACGCCGCGTGGCTCTGGCCCGGTTGTATCTGCCGGGCGCTCCTGTATGGATTCTGGATGAACCTTTCACGGCGCTCGACCAGGCCGGTGTGCAGGCGCTGGAGCAGCATGTCATGGCCTTTGCAGCCGGTGGTGGTACCGTGGTGTTGACTACGCACCACAGTCTGGCCCATGTGCCGGGTGTGCGCCGGCTTGAGCTGGGGCGGGCGAGCTGA
- the fliK gene encoding flagellar hook-length control protein FliK: MSSDFRLPPSTVIPPSAPTTPAAAVAARGAEAISMALQLLRPIDAALLPEGEKISAEVIQSSPRANGSGQFEVLLRLARGTATSAPATLPASSPQPLTTGTQLVVQALTQTQLMAVLQPASSAPASEPLTRLDPAQFPPGSALQARVLSQQPVTDNAGQQVAFAVLAKIVQGAATGSLLQLTSSQPVEPGTRLNANVGAQGELRVLASSAQQRQLDLLQGLRSTLQSQASSEPLFNRLDQLQASPRDLPAIPALQRAIAQVLQQVTTAQQLTTADGVANAIKQSGLFLEPNLAKIAESLVAQSAAKQAANSTAPAGAVDAASQPAGTLQRALPALDKLLPLLASLSTPGAPEPLAGVDLKGTLVNLLITLQQQLPPGSLNALNLPPGPWQQASQAAAQQQLKPGMFPLPTRALQALGENNDLGSLLRLTAALLSRIQHHQFQSLGQTQSFADGSTQTTWQLEIPMRDGHQFNHVQLRIERETPPPSAKQAEPTPQWEVRLSFNLDELGNLQAIARLRKDKVSSEFWAEQAATLKLVNNELTQLRDRLLAKGLDVGELSCHRGTPPPPRQALQQTWIDEVT; encoded by the coding sequence ATGAGCTCGGACTTTCGCCTACCACCCAGCACTGTCATTCCACCCAGCGCGCCAACCACGCCGGCTGCGGCGGTAGCTGCGCGTGGCGCTGAAGCAATCAGCATGGCCCTGCAACTCTTGCGGCCAATTGACGCAGCGCTACTGCCAGAGGGTGAAAAGATCAGCGCCGAGGTGATCCAGAGCAGCCCGCGGGCCAACGGCAGCGGCCAGTTTGAGGTGCTGCTGCGCCTCGCCCGGGGCACGGCAACCAGCGCACCAGCCACACTGCCCGCCAGCAGCCCACAGCCACTGACCACCGGTACCCAACTGGTGGTTCAGGCACTGACCCAAACCCAGCTGATGGCCGTGCTGCAACCGGCCAGCAGCGCGCCCGCCAGCGAGCCTTTGACGCGCCTTGATCCTGCGCAGTTTCCGCCCGGCAGCGCCTTGCAGGCACGGGTATTAAGCCAACAGCCGGTTACCGACAACGCCGGCCAACAGGTCGCCTTTGCCGTGCTGGCCAAAATCGTACAGGGGGCCGCTACTGGCAGCCTGCTGCAACTCACCAGCAGCCAGCCGGTAGAACCCGGTACCCGGCTGAATGCCAATGTGGGTGCCCAGGGTGAATTGCGCGTGCTGGCTAGCAGTGCGCAGCAGCGCCAGCTCGATCTGCTGCAAGGTTTGCGCAGCACCCTGCAAAGCCAGGCCTCAAGCGAGCCCCTGTTCAACCGGCTCGACCAATTACAGGCCAGCCCGCGCGACCTACCTGCCATCCCGGCGCTGCAGCGGGCCATAGCCCAAGTGCTGCAGCAAGTCACTACCGCGCAGCAGCTAACAACGGCTGACGGGGTGGCCAATGCGATCAAGCAGAGCGGCCTGTTCCTTGAGCCCAACTTGGCCAAAATCGCCGAGTCCCTGGTTGCCCAGAGCGCCGCAAAACAGGCCGCCAACTCAACAGCACCCGCCGGCGCGGTGGATGCCGCCAGCCAACCGGCCGGCACCTTGCAGCGCGCGCTGCCGGCGCTGGACAAGCTGCTGCCGCTACTCGCCAGCCTGTCGACGCCCGGCGCTCCCGAGCCCCTGGCCGGGGTCGATCTCAAGGGCACTCTGGTCAACTTGCTGATTACCCTGCAACAACAATTGCCGCCCGGCAGTCTCAACGCCCTGAACCTGCCACCCGGTCCCTGGCAGCAAGCCAGCCAGGCCGCAGCGCAACAGCAACTCAAGCCCGGCATGTTTCCGTTGCCGACCCGCGCCTTGCAGGCATTGGGCGAAAACAATGATTTGGGGAGCCTGCTGCGCCTGACCGCAGCCTTGCTGTCACGCATTCAGCACCACCAGTTTCAGAGTCTGGGGCAGACCCAGAGCTTTGCCGACGGCAGCACTCAAACGACCTGGCAGCTGGAAATCCCCATGCGCGACGGGCACCAGTTCAATCATGTGCAGCTGCGCATCGAACGCGAGACGCCGCCGCCGAGCGCCAAGCAGGCCGAACCCACGCCACAGTGGGAAGTACGGCTGTCGTTCAATCTCGACGAACTGGGCAACCTGCAAGCCATTGCCCGATTGCGCAAGGACAAGGTCAGCAGTGAATTCTGGGCCGAGCAGGCCGCCACGCTGAAACTGGTCAATAACGAACTGACCCAGCTGCGTGACCGTCTGCTGGCGAAGGGACTCGATGTTGGTGAATTGAGCTGCCATCGCGGCACACCGCCACCGCCGCGCCAGGCACTGCAACAAACCTGGATTGACGAGGTCACCTGA
- a CDS encoding EscU/YscU/HrcU family type III secretion system export apparatus switch protein has protein sequence MSKNREAIALMYDGEQAPTLTAKGEGELAEQIIQLALDYEVPIYENADLARMLTQLELGDQIPEALYRTIAEIIAFAWYLKGKRPAGFNPDGDQPVPKRLMRDNPDQD, from the coding sequence ATGAGCAAAAACCGCGAAGCCATTGCGCTGATGTATGACGGCGAACAGGCGCCGACGCTGACCGCCAAGGGCGAGGGTGAACTGGCCGAACAAATCATTCAGTTGGCGCTGGATTACGAAGTGCCGATTTACGAGAACGCCGATCTGGCGCGCATGCTGACGCAGTTGGAGCTGGGTGATCAAATACCCGAAGCGCTGTACCGCACCATCGCCGAAATCATCGCCTTTGCCTGGTACCTGAAGGGTAAACGCCCCGCCGGCTTCAATCCCGACGGTGACCAGCCAGTGCCCAAGCGCTTGATGCGGGATAATCCAGATCAGGATTGA
- a CDS encoding DUF2802 domain-containing protein has product MNEPWLLLLLGSLMGVVLAALVVLFARIRQLPAELQQQSEHLRQRQEQLTRDLATFQQGSIRMGEELTALRLQLKRLEDKQLKLETQDPQALPYNQAARLVGMGASIEDLTQSCGLSKAEAELFVKLHGGRRG; this is encoded by the coding sequence ATGAATGAGCCTTGGTTGCTGTTACTGCTGGGCAGTCTGATGGGCGTGGTTTTGGCGGCTCTGGTGGTGCTGTTCGCGCGGATCCGTCAGTTGCCTGCCGAGCTGCAGCAGCAGTCCGAGCATCTGCGTCAGCGCCAGGAGCAGCTGACACGCGACCTGGCCACCTTTCAGCAGGGCAGTATTCGCATGGGCGAGGAGCTGACCGCATTGCGCTTGCAGCTCAAACGTCTGGAAGACAAACAGCTGAAGCTGGAAACCCAGGATCCGCAAGCGTTGCCCTATAACCAGGCGGCACGGCTGGTGGGTATGGGCGCCAGTATTGAGGACCTCACCCAATCCTGCGGCCTGTCCAAGGCCGAAGCCGAACTCTTCGTCAAATTGCACGGTGGCCGCCGCGGCTGA
- a CDS encoding chemotaxis protein CheW: MKNNSGQGAEDPILQWVTFRLDNESYGINVMQVQEVLRHTEIAPVPGAPSYVLGIINLRGNVVTVIDTRQRFGLTPAPITDNTRIVIIEADKQVVGILVDSVAEVVYLRQSEIETAPNVGTDESAKFIQGVCNKNNELLILVDLEKMMTEDEWAELSGF; the protein is encoded by the coding sequence ATGAAAAATAATTCGGGACAAGGCGCTGAAGATCCGATCCTGCAATGGGTGACGTTCCGCCTGGACAACGAAAGCTATGGCATCAACGTGATGCAGGTGCAGGAAGTGTTGCGCCATACCGAGATTGCTCCCGTACCGGGCGCGCCTTCCTATGTATTGGGCATCATCAACCTGCGTGGCAATGTGGTTACGGTGATCGATACTCGCCAGCGCTTTGGTCTGACGCCTGCTCCGATCACCGACAACACCCGCATCGTGATCATCGAAGCCGACAAGCAAGTGGTCGGGATTCTGGTCGACAGCGTGGCCGAGGTGGTTTATCTGCGTCAGTCGGAAATCGAGACCGCGCCGAACGTGGGTACCGATGAATCCGCGAAATTCATTCAGGGCGTCTGCAACAAGAACAACGAGCTGCTGATTCTGGTCGATCTGGAAAAGATGATGACCGAGGATGAGTGGGCGGAGTTGTCCGGCTTTTGA